A stretch of Camelina sativa cultivar DH55 chromosome 18, Cs, whole genome shotgun sequence DNA encodes these proteins:
- the LOC104760138 gene encoding cysteine proteinase inhibitor 5-like, which translates to MKVISRVLLLSLALVVVPLCDVSAAARIGGWSPISDVKDPHVVEIGEFAVSEYDKRSKLGLKFETVVSGETQVVSGTNYRLTVAANDGGASKNYEAMVWEKPWLKFMNLTSFKPVNNGRRRRFL; encoded by the coding sequence ATGAAGGTCATCTCCCgtgttcttctcctctctctcgcCCTGGTAGTCGTCCCTCTATGCGACGTATCCGCGGCGGCCCGTATCGGTGGCTGGAGTCCGATCAGCGACGTCAAAGACCCTCACGTCGTAGAGATCGGCGAGTTCGCGGTTTCCGAGTACGATAAACGGAGTAAGTTGGGACTCAAGTTCGAGACGGTTGTTAGCGGCGAGACTCAGGTGGTCTCTGGCACGAATTATCGGCTTACGGTTGCGGCTAATGACGGAGGAGCGAGCAAGAACTACGAGGCGATGGTTTGGGAAAAGCCGTGGTTGAAGTTCATGAATCTCACTTCCTTCAAGCCCGTCAATAATGGTCGTCGTCGTCGCTTCCTCTGA
- the LOC104760137 gene encoding putative MO25-like protein At5g47540: MKGLFKSKPRTPADLVRQTRDLLLFAHPSNSLPDLRESKRDEKMAELSRNIRDMKSILYGNSEAEPVAEACAQLTQEFFKEDTLRLLISCLPKLNLEARKDATQVVANLQRQQVNSRLIASDYLEANIDLMDVLIEGFENTDMALHYGAMFRECIRHQIVAKYVLESDHVKKFFDYIQLPNFDIAADAAATFKELLTRHKSTVAEFLTKNEEWFFADYNSKLLESSNYITRRHAIKLLGDILLDRSNSAVMTKYVSSRDNLRILMNLLRESSKSIQIEAFHVFKLFAANQNKPADIVNILVANRSKLLRLLADVKPDKEDERFEADKSQVLREIAALEPRDLA; encoded by the exons ATGAAAGGGCTTTTCAAGTCCAAGCCTCGCACTCCGGCTGACCTTGTTCGACAAACGCGCGATCTCCTTCTCTTCGCCCATCCCTCTAACTCTCTGCCTGACCTCCGAGAATCCAAACGCGATGAAAAG ATGGCGGAATTAAGCCGGAATATCCGTGACATGAAATCGATTCTCTATGGAAACAGCGAGGCAGAGCCTGTAGCTGAAGCTTGTGCACAATTGACTCAAGAGTTCTTTAAAGAGGATACGCTACGCCTCTTGATTTCTTGTCTCCCTAAACTCAACTTGGAG GCCAGGAAAGATGCTACACAAGTTGTTGCAAATCTACAGAGGCAACAAGTCAATTCACGCTTGATTGCATCTGATTATCTAGAAGCCAACATCGATCTCATGGATGTTCTCATAGAAGG CTTCGAGAACACAGACATGGCTTTACACTATGGTGCTATGTTTAGGGAGTGCATTCGTCATCAGATTGTTGCCAA ATATGTTTTGGAGTCTGACCATGTGAAGAAGTTCTTCGATTACATACAGCTTCCTAATTTCGACATTGCTGCCGATGCTGCTGCTACTTTTAAG GAACTGCTGACAAGGCATAAGTCTACTGTTGCCGAGTTTCTCACCAAGAATGAAGAATGG TTTTTTGCAGACTACAATTCAAAGCTTCTTGAATCAAGTAATTATATAACCAGACGGCACGCTATTAAG TTATTGGGTGACATATTACTGGATCGATCAAATTCAGCTGTGATGACGAAATATGTGAGCTCAAGGGATAACTTGAGGATTCTCATGAATCTTCTAAGA GAGTCAAGCAAGAGCATCCAAATAGAAGCATTCCATGTCTTCAAG CTGTTTGCTGCAAACCAAAACAAGCCTGCGGATATAGTCAACATTCTGGTGGCAAACAGAAGCAAGCTTCTGAGATTGTTGGCTGATGTGAAACCAGACAAAG AGGATGAGAGGTTTGAAGCAGACAAAAGTCAGGTTTTGAGAGAAATCGCAGCCCTTGAGCCGCGAGATCTTGCTTAA